In one Pseudomonas sp. R84 genomic region, the following are encoded:
- a CDS encoding Wzz/FepE/Etk N-terminal domain-containing protein, giving the protein MNPKENYLHEFFRIFFANKQLVKRIFLIFAVIALLLPLLLKQSFDITAQVIVQSKKLSQGDATTSLTQDNATFIPPSLADMETESNILRSPALIRQTISELRDQGQYNPPPGMLSKLAEPFKRYVSTPLREYVINPLRDALGMETDPVRDTALDGLTQEAIDNLKIETLPGSNVISIVYSFPDPAQGTTFVATLLRNYLVDRQALQSIELPHSFYETKKLQYQVRLDGLEGERLSLLESVGSSDPKEEITFRLNAINTEEQALNLYRDRLLQSQRWLDYLKTSLATANTNKLNDYTFPFTFTTTVDNIAFEDREIRQMGEALTTQVSRYMNDLAIFQPSSEPMLLAREQIARTRQQFLKVVNNRIQERTIDLSVVSQVIEQKTARIAEFKNRIHQLQQTQSKLRQMDTEIGALHAAFSTYAQRFAESSTTRALDNDLSNARVLSPPYEPTEAAFPKPMLIIPFGLLTGLLLAIAFVYVREFFDHRFKHPAQISHELGLPVLLVLNEETSQPGNPHKNWTVPSLVHWVRN; this is encoded by the coding sequence ATGAACCCAAAAGAAAATTACCTGCACGAGTTCTTCAGGATTTTCTTCGCCAACAAGCAACTGGTGAAGCGCATCTTCCTGATCTTTGCAGTGATCGCGCTGTTGCTGCCGCTGTTGCTCAAACAGAGCTTCGATATCACCGCGCAGGTGATCGTGCAGTCGAAAAAACTGTCTCAGGGCGATGCGACCACCTCGCTGACCCAGGACAACGCCACCTTCATTCCGCCATCGCTGGCGGACATGGAAACCGAAAGCAACATCCTCCGTTCGCCGGCACTGATTCGTCAGACCATCAGCGAACTGCGCGACCAGGGTCAGTACAACCCGCCGCCGGGGATGCTCAGCAAACTGGCCGAACCGTTCAAGCGTTATGTCAGCACGCCGCTGCGCGAATACGTGATCAATCCGCTGCGTGATGCACTGGGGATGGAAACCGATCCGGTGCGCGACACGGCACTGGACGGCTTGACCCAGGAGGCCATCGACAATCTGAAGATCGAAACCCTGCCGGGTTCCAATGTCATCTCGATCGTCTACAGCTTCCCCGATCCCGCCCAGGGCACGACGTTCGTTGCCACGCTGTTGCGCAACTATCTGGTCGATCGTCAGGCGTTGCAATCGATCGAGCTGCCGCACTCGTTCTACGAGACCAAGAAGCTTCAGTATCAGGTCCGCCTCGACGGTCTGGAAGGCGAGCGGCTGAGCCTGCTGGAAAGCGTCGGTTCGTCCGATCCGAAAGAGGAAATCACCTTTCGCCTCAACGCGATCAACACCGAAGAGCAGGCACTCAACCTGTATCGCGATCGCTTGCTGCAAAGCCAGCGCTGGCTCGATTACCTGAAAACCAGCCTGGCCACCGCCAACACCAACAAACTCAATGACTACACCTTTCCGTTCACCTTCACGACGACGGTGGACAACATCGCGTTCGAGGATCGCGAGATCCGGCAGATGGGCGAGGCGCTGACCACTCAGGTCAGCCGCTATATGAACGACCTCGCGATATTTCAGCCCAGCAGCGAACCGATGTTGCTGGCCCGCGAGCAGATTGCCCGGACACGCCAGCAGTTCCTCAAAGTGGTCAACAACCGCATCCAGGAACGCACGATCGACCTGTCGGTGGTCAGCCAGGTCATCGAGCAGAAAACCGCGCGCATTGCCGAGTTCAAGAATCGCATCCATCAATTGCAGCAGACCCAAAGCAAGCTGCGCCAGATGGACACCGAGATCGGCGCATTGCATGCAGCGTTCTCAACCTATGCGCAACGCTTTGCCGAAAGCAGCACGACGCGAGCGCTGGATAACGACTTGTCCAACGCCCGTGTCTTGAGCCCGCCGTATGAACCGACCGAGGCGGCGTTTCCGAAACCGATGCTGATCATTCCGTTTGGTCTGCTCACCGGTCTGCTGCTGGCCATTGCCTTCGTCTATGTACGTGAGTTCTTCGATCACCGCTTCAAGCATCCTGCGCAAATCAGCCATGAACTGGGCCTGCCGGTGCTGTTGGTGCTCAACGAAGAAACATCGCAGCCGGGCAATCCGCACAAGAACTGGACCGTGCCGAGCCTGGTTCACTGGGTGCGCAATTGA
- a CDS encoding polysaccharide biosynthesis/export family protein, which produces MNAKMLVLLLLPLAGCSSNSDTRNMPVNILTATPANAQATDMPRVEQTLRPKDVLDVIFHISTSGSDAYRVQSGDQIGLNFTAASQLNGTQLVLPDGTIELPGANTSVKIAGLTSDEARQEIQRAYQRKQLFQPNRNQLSVQILSPLSNEQNLKSALNHPATGMSREITVGTDGYASFPEIGAVPLQGMTVNQLETFLNSKYAQLPGRMTVDVLLKSTAGNEIYVLGEVAQPGSYPIRRPVSVLEALTLARGTNVKARLDSVVIMRRNGNQVQAMNYDVEKALSGDAPQIAYLQPDDMLYVPKTKLASAGELARQLADVVLFQGVGFSFGYRVDNKGSDN; this is translated from the coding sequence ATGAACGCCAAAATGCTTGTCCTGCTGTTGCTGCCGCTTGCAGGCTGCTCCAGCAATTCCGACACCCGCAACATGCCGGTGAATATCCTCACCGCCACACCGGCCAATGCGCAAGCTACCGACATGCCGAGGGTCGAGCAGACCCTGCGCCCGAAAGACGTGCTGGATGTGATTTTCCACATCAGTACCAGCGGCTCGGACGCTTATCGCGTGCAGTCGGGTGACCAGATCGGCCTGAACTTCACCGCCGCCAGTCAGCTCAACGGCACGCAACTGGTGCTGCCTGACGGCACCATCGAACTGCCGGGCGCCAACACCTCGGTGAAAATTGCCGGGCTGACCAGCGACGAGGCGCGGCAGGAAATCCAGCGCGCCTATCAACGCAAGCAGTTGTTCCAGCCCAACCGCAATCAACTCTCGGTGCAGATTCTCAGCCCGCTGAGCAACGAGCAAAACCTCAAAAGCGCGCTTAACCACCCGGCCACCGGCATGAGCCGCGAAATCACCGTCGGCACCGATGGCTATGCGAGTTTTCCGGAAATAGGCGCCGTGCCGCTGCAAGGCATGACGGTCAATCAACTGGAAACCTTCCTCAACAGCAAATACGCGCAACTGCCGGGACGGATGACGGTGGATGTGCTGCTGAAATCCACCGCCGGCAACGAGATCTACGTGCTCGGCGAAGTCGCTCAGCCGGGCTCGTACCCGATCCGCCGGCCGGTGTCGGTGCTTGAGGCGCTGACCCTGGCACGCGGTACCAATGTCAAGGCGCGTCTCGATTCGGTGGTGATCATGCGGCGCAACGGCAATCAGGTGCAGGCCATGAACTACGACGTCGAGAAAGCGCTGTCGGGCGATGCGCCACAGATCGCCTACCTGCAACCGGACGACATGCTCTACGTACCGAAAACCAAACTGGCCAGCGCCGGCGAACTCGCCCGCCAACTGGCCGATGTGGTGCTGTTCCAGGGCGTGGGGTTCAGCTTCGGCTACCGCGTCGACAACAAAGGCAGTGACAACTGA
- a CDS encoding CpsD/CapB family tyrosine-protein kinase: MDGSTNKSLSIATPSESNLTSTVLDLDLRILFLTAANPGSGTTTSALALASQLAQMSSGQVLLVDASQSANNLTQQLNLSKERGLRDLLFNPDKPPLLQDCVVQVSSLPFHVLPNGRPIRTLEHLTAERLSPLLDQLGSQYRFVVIDGDAVYSDADTLVISTQVDGVVLVVRAEDTRWEVAQAAVQRLTQAGAKVVGSVFNRRKYYMPKWLYKNL, from the coding sequence ATGGACGGTTCAACCAACAAAAGCCTGAGCATCGCCACCCCCAGCGAATCGAACCTGACCTCGACCGTGCTGGATCTCGATCTGCGGATCCTGTTCCTGACCGCCGCCAACCCCGGCTCAGGCACCACCACCAGTGCGCTGGCGCTGGCCAGCCAACTGGCGCAAATGAGCAGCGGCCAAGTGCTGCTGGTCGATGCCAGTCAGTCGGCAAACAATCTCACCCAGCAGTTGAACCTGAGCAAGGAGCGCGGCCTGCGCGACTTGCTGTTCAACCCCGACAAACCGCCGCTGTTGCAGGACTGCGTGGTGCAGGTCTCGAGCCTGCCGTTCCACGTGCTGCCCAATGGCCGGCCGATCCGCACCCTGGAGCACCTGACCGCCGAGCGTCTGAGCCCGTTGCTTGATCAATTGGGCAGCCAGTATCGCTTTGTGGTGATCGATGGCGACGCGGTGTACTCCGACGCCGACACGCTGGTCATCAGCACGCAAGTCGATGGCGTGGTGCTTGTCGTACGCGCCGAAGACACGCGCTGGGAAGTCGCGCAAGCCGCCGTGCAACGCCTGACTCAGGCCGGGGCAAAAGTGGTCGGTAGCGTGTTCAACCGGCGCAAGTACTACATGCCCAAATGGCTTTACAAAAACCTGTAA
- a CDS encoding sugar transferase, whose translation MTGHEKGVPILEMRRDKRVDPEHRMRLDAAIHRQGRGWFTGRDGGRPWQLSRTNRVVACLGALMILLLISPLLIGLALTIKFTSEGPVMFVQKRTGYRGRKFGMYKFRTMVANAEELKESLRHLNKHGADAIDFKIDHDPRITRIGGFLRRTSLDELPNLINVVTGDMRLVGPRPTSFNAYRYKDNHLARLAIYPGMTGLWQISGRSNIDFDQRVELDLSYIAEQSLLLDLKILLKTPFKVFSGHGAS comes from the coding sequence ATGACTGGACATGAGAAAGGTGTACCGATCCTAGAAATGCGCCGCGACAAGCGCGTGGATCCCGAGCACCGAATGCGGCTCGACGCGGCGATTCATCGCCAGGGTCGCGGCTGGTTCACGGGCCGCGACGGCGGTCGCCCATGGCAACTGTCACGCACCAATCGCGTGGTCGCTTGCCTCGGTGCGCTGATGATTCTGCTGCTGATTTCGCCGTTGTTGATTGGTCTGGCGCTGACCATCAAATTCACCAGCGAAGGCCCGGTGATGTTCGTGCAGAAACGCACCGGTTATCGCGGGCGCAAATTCGGCATGTACAAATTCCGCACCATGGTCGCCAACGCCGAAGAGTTGAAAGAGTCACTGCGTCACCTCAACAAGCACGGTGCCGACGCCATCGATTTCAAGATCGACCACGACCCGCGCATCACCCGCATCGGCGGTTTCCTGCGGCGCACCAGCCTTGATGAACTGCCCAACCTGATCAATGTAGTGACCGGCGACATGCGCCTGGTCGGCCCGCGTCCGACCTCGTTCAACGCCTATCGCTACAAGGACAATCACCTCGCGCGTCTGGCGATCTACCCCGGCATGACCGGCCTGTGGCAGATCTCCGGACGCAGCAATATCGACTTCGACCAGCGCGTTGAGTTGGACCTCAGCTACATCGCCGAGCAGAGCCTTCTGCTTGATCTGAAGATTCTGTTGAAAACCCCCTTCAAAGTATTCAGCGGCCACGGAGCAAGCTAA
- a CDS encoding NAD-dependent epimerase, protein MKVLVTGAAGFIGAHCVLRLLRDGHSVVGLDNFNGYYDPQLKHDRVQWVREQAGDFQLATVDLADASAIEALFVRERPQVVIHLAAQAGVRYSLENPRAYLDSNLNGFLNILESCRHHPVEHLIYASSSSVYGANQHTPYSVQDGVNHPLSLYAATKKANELMAHSYSHLFGIPCTGLRFFTVYGPWGRPDMSPIQFARAISEGTPLKLFNYGEHQRDFTYIDDIIESIARLIEQPPQVNPQWDREQPDPASSMAPWRLFNIGGQHPVELKTYLALLEKHLGQTAIVELLPLQPGDVLNTCAEASDLAQATGFQPRIELDEGLGRFIAWFRDYYPTAYRPRAVRG, encoded by the coding sequence ATGAAGGTCTTGGTCACCGGTGCGGCCGGTTTCATTGGTGCCCATTGCGTACTGCGGCTGCTGCGCGACGGGCATTCAGTGGTCGGTCTGGACAATTTCAACGGCTACTACGACCCGCAGCTCAAGCACGACCGCGTGCAGTGGGTGCGTGAGCAGGCCGGCGATTTCCAGCTCGCGACGGTTGACCTGGCCGATGCCTCGGCCATCGAAGCACTGTTTGTCCGTGAACGTCCGCAAGTGGTGATTCACCTCGCGGCGCAGGCCGGGGTGCGTTACTCGCTGGAAAATCCACGTGCGTATCTGGACAGCAATCTCAACGGTTTTCTGAACATTCTGGAAAGCTGCCGGCATCACCCGGTCGAGCACCTGATCTACGCGTCGTCGAGTTCAGTCTACGGCGCCAACCAGCACACACCTTACTCGGTGCAGGACGGCGTCAATCACCCGTTGTCGCTGTACGCCGCGACCAAGAAAGCCAATGAACTGATGGCGCACAGTTACAGCCACCTGTTCGGCATTCCCTGCACCGGCCTGCGTTTTTTTACCGTGTACGGGCCGTGGGGCCGGCCAGACATGTCGCCGATCCAGTTCGCCCGGGCGATCAGCGAAGGCACGCCGCTGAAGCTGTTCAACTACGGCGAGCACCAGCGCGACTTCACCTACATCGACGACATCATCGAAAGCATCGCCCGCCTCATCGAGCAGCCACCGCAGGTCAATCCGCAGTGGGATCGCGAGCAGCCCGACCCGGCCAGCAGCATGGCGCCGTGGCGCCTGTTCAATATCGGCGGGCAGCACCCGGTCGAGCTGAAAACCTATCTGGCGCTGCTGGAAAAGCACCTCGGTCAGACCGCCATTGTCGAGTTGCTGCCGCTGCAACCGGGCGACGTGCTCAACACTTGCGCCGAGGCCAGCGATCTGGCCCAGGCCACCGGATTTCAGCCCCGGATAGAGCTGGATGAGGGACTCGGACGCTTTATCGCCTGGTTCCGCGACTACTACCCCACTGCCTATCGCCCACGCGCCGTTCGCGGCTGA
- a CDS encoding UDP-glucose/GDP-mannose dehydrogenase family protein: MDVSVFGTGYVGLIQAAALADVGHRVLCVDIDPNKIKQLQQAVPPISEPGLSSTLEENIKAGRLLFSTQASDAVEHAELIFIAVGTPADEDGSADLSHVLNVARQIASYMEADRTLIIKSTVPVGTADQVLAAANSELQRRDKSSLTVRVVSNPEFLKEGSALADCMRPDRIIVGTRDDVAREQMSELYAPFCRNREKLMFMDNRSAELTKYAANAMLATRISFMNELANLTELLGADIEAVRKGIGSDPRIGYHFIYPGCGFGGSCFPKDLRALLHTAEHNGMPLKLLRSVTDVNDLQRHILFSKLKAQFPQGLAGKSIAIWGLAFKPNTDDMREAPSRYLMDALWAEGASVQAYDPEAMSECRRIYGYRNDLHLCATRDDTLEDADALVICTEWKNFRVVDFELLAEKLRSKVIIDGRNLYNPEQVAAAGLHYSGIGLRHIAPEGLRP, from the coding sequence ATGGACGTGAGCGTATTTGGCACTGGCTATGTCGGACTTATACAAGCCGCCGCACTTGCAGATGTCGGTCATCGCGTTTTATGCGTGGACATTGACCCAAACAAAATTAAACAACTGCAACAAGCAGTGCCGCCCATTAGCGAGCCAGGTTTATCGAGCACGCTTGAGGAAAACATCAAGGCCGGCCGTCTGTTGTTCAGTACTCAGGCCAGCGACGCGGTCGAGCATGCCGAGTTGATTTTCATCGCCGTCGGCACCCCGGCCGATGAGGATGGCTCTGCCGACCTCAGTCACGTGCTCAACGTTGCCCGGCAAATCGCCTCGTACATGGAGGCCGATCGCACATTGATCATCAAATCGACGGTGCCGGTCGGCACGGCGGATCAGGTGCTGGCCGCCGCCAACAGCGAACTGCAACGCCGCGACAAGAGCAGCCTGACAGTGCGCGTGGTGTCCAACCCGGAATTCCTCAAGGAAGGTAGCGCCCTCGCCGACTGCATGCGCCCGGATCGGATCATCGTCGGCACCCGTGACGATGTAGCCCGCGAGCAGATGAGCGAGTTGTACGCACCGTTCTGCCGCAACCGCGAAAAACTGATGTTCATGGACAACCGCAGCGCCGAGCTGACCAAGTACGCGGCCAACGCCATGCTTGCCACGCGCATCAGCTTCATGAATGAGCTGGCCAATCTCACCGAATTGCTTGGCGCCGACATCGAAGCGGTGCGCAAAGGCATCGGCTCTGATCCGCGCATCGGCTACCACTTCATCTATCCGGGCTGCGGCTTCGGTGGCTCGTGCTTTCCCAAAGACCTGCGCGCCCTGCTGCACACCGCCGAACACAACGGCATGCCGCTGAAATTGCTGCGCAGCGTCACCGACGTCAACGACCTGCAGCGGCACATCCTCTTCAGCAAACTCAAAGCACAGTTCCCGCAGGGCCTGGCGGGTAAATCGATCGCGATCTGGGGCCTGGCATTCAAGCCAAACACCGATGACATGCGCGAAGCCCCGAGCCGTTATCTGATGGATGCGCTGTGGGCCGAAGGTGCCAGCGTGCAAGCCTACGACCCGGAGGCCATGTCCGAATGCCGGCGCATTTACGGTTACCGTAACGATTTGCACCTGTGCGCGACCCGCGACGACACCCTGGAAGACGCCGACGCACTGGTGATCTGCACCGAGTGGAAAAACTTCCGTGTGGTCGATTTCGAGTTGCTCGCCGAAAAGCTGCGCTCGAAGGTAATCATCGACGGCCGCAATCTGTACAACCCGGAACAAGTGGCGGCCGCCGGCCTGCATTACAGCGGCATCGGCTTGCGCCACATTGCCCCTGAAGGACTACGGCCATGA
- a CDS encoding sulfatase-like hydrolase/transferase, translated as MFRYAKELFLIVYLLIYSEYYIDRLNAIGLGFAVLLFGAMFLALTFALYLMAYIRQALIRHVFALAMFVSAVFFDVYTRVTADYLTYSGFVSLVYSGGFIQEAAYQYRDALLRGMLSGLLLLLGIGLKPRHGLAIPNALRVAAPLCGVLLLSAVLFLRAGEGARGLPIMYTPLAYLNLFAYEALHNTVGPREPVTLARTSQAVGHDIVLIIDESISGNYLDINAPFGVHSNLKQAHPGVDIFNYGYAASIANCSADTNVTLRYGGTRADYMRINTTLPSIWQYAKKAGLRTVYIDAQRTAGNLQNLMTDTEKKDIDQFVQFDQTSVRDRDMAAAAKLIELLNDDKPELVVINKVGAHFPVHDKYPDAFMAYRPTLPRGQFTEVADTGERNGFNGQPDDWVLYRNAYKNTVLWNVGEFFARVFAEASLNNALLIYTSDHGQDLHERGNPGLNTHCGGDPVEEEGLVPLVVIQGRDLKTLDWSAQLAANKDRSSHYNIFPTLLQLMGYDLAGIEAVYGKPLSVATADEFTFNYRFNARLGAKPEWKHIDLGSIVTPSQAPASVAAGQ; from the coding sequence ATGTTCAGATATGCCAAAGAATTGTTCTTAATTGTTTATTTGTTGATTTATTCCGAATATTACATTGATCGGTTAAATGCTATCGGCCTCGGTTTTGCTGTACTTCTTTTTGGCGCGATGTTTTTGGCGCTTACTTTTGCGTTATATCTAATGGCGTATATAAGGCAGGCTCTCATTCGCCACGTGTTCGCATTGGCAATGTTTGTCTCGGCAGTGTTTTTCGATGTCTATACCCGGGTCACGGCGGATTACCTGACCTACAGCGGTTTCGTCTCATTGGTTTACTCCGGCGGTTTCATCCAGGAGGCGGCGTACCAGTACCGGGACGCGCTCCTGCGTGGCATGCTCAGCGGTTTGCTGTTGCTACTCGGCATCGGTCTGAAGCCCCGCCATGGTCTGGCGATTCCCAACGCGCTGCGTGTGGCGGCGCCGTTGTGCGGCGTGTTGCTGCTCAGTGCCGTGCTGTTCTTGCGTGCGGGAGAGGGCGCTCGTGGCTTGCCGATCATGTACACGCCGCTGGCCTATCTGAACCTGTTTGCCTATGAAGCGCTGCACAACACCGTCGGCCCGCGTGAACCGGTGACCCTGGCGCGCACCTCGCAAGCGGTCGGCCATGACATCGTGCTGATCATCGACGAAAGCATCTCCGGCAATTATCTGGATATCAACGCGCCGTTCGGTGTGCACAGCAATCTCAAGCAGGCGCACCCCGGCGTCGACATCTTCAATTACGGCTACGCCGCGTCCATTGCCAATTGCAGCGCCGACACCAACGTGACCCTGCGTTACGGCGGCACCCGCGCCGATTACATGCGCATCAACACCACGCTGCCGTCGATCTGGCAGTACGCCAAGAAGGCTGGGCTGCGCACCGTGTACATCGACGCCCAGCGCACCGCCGGCAATCTGCAGAATCTGATGACCGATACCGAAAAGAAGGACATCGACCAGTTCGTGCAATTCGACCAGACCAGCGTGCGCGATCGCGACATGGCGGCAGCGGCGAAGCTCATCGAATTGCTCAACGATGACAAGCCGGAGCTGGTGGTGATCAACAAGGTCGGCGCGCACTTCCCGGTGCATGACAAATATCCGGATGCGTTCATGGCTTACCGCCCGACCTTGCCGCGCGGGCAGTTCACCGAGGTGGCCGATACCGGCGAGCGCAACGGTTTCAATGGCCAGCCGGATGACTGGGTGCTGTACCGCAATGCCTACAAGAACACCGTGTTGTGGAATGTCGGCGAGTTTTTTGCGCGGGTGTTCGCCGAGGCCAGTCTGAACAATGCGTTGCTGATCTATACCTCTGATCATGGCCAGGATCTGCATGAACGCGGTAATCCGGGCTTGAACACTCACTGCGGTGGCGACCCGGTGGAGGAGGAAGGATTGGTGCCGTTGGTGGTGATTCAGGGCCGCGATCTGAAAACGCTGGACTGGTCGGCGCAATTGGCGGCGAACAAGGATCGTTCCAGCCACTACAACATTTTTCCGACCCTGCTGCAGTTGATGGGCTACGACCTGGCGGGGATCGAGGCTGTTTATGGCAAGCCACTGAGTGTCGCGACGGCGGATGAGTTCACCTTCAACTACCGCTTCAACGCGCGGTTGGGGGCCAAGCCTGAGTGGAAGCACATTGATCTGGGCAGCATTGTCACGCCGTCGCAGGCGCCGGCGAGTGTGGCGGCGGGGCAGTAA
- a CDS encoding ABC transporter ATP-binding protein, whose protein sequence is MLRVENVFKSYLTPQGPLPVLQGVDLTLASGSSLALMGESGSGKSTLLHLVAGLDKVDSGSIRSGEHRLEAMNEAQLANWRRTEIGLVFQQFNLIGSLRVEDNLAFQARLAGRHEPRWQAHLVQRLGLGDLLKRYPEQLSGGQQQRVALGRALASQPKLLLADEPTGSLDEATSDEVLRLLLELLDDTPTTLLMVTHSQRVAARLAQRVVLSSGRLT, encoded by the coding sequence ATGCTTCGTGTTGAAAACGTCTTCAAAAGCTATCTCACCCCGCAAGGTCCATTGCCGGTGCTGCAAGGTGTCGACCTGACGCTGGCATCCGGCAGCAGCCTGGCGTTGATGGGCGAATCCGGCAGTGGCAAAAGCACGTTGCTGCACCTCGTGGCCGGTCTCGACAAAGTCGACAGCGGCAGCATCCGCAGTGGCGAGCATCGATTGGAAGCGATGAACGAGGCGCAACTGGCGAATTGGCGGCGAACGGAAATCGGTCTGGTGTTCCAGCAGTTCAACCTGATCGGCAGTTTGCGCGTCGAAGACAATCTGGCGTTTCAGGCGCGTCTTGCCGGGCGCCATGAACCACGATGGCAGGCGCATCTGGTGCAACGCTTAGGGCTGGGCGATTTGCTCAAGCGTTATCCGGAGCAGCTTTCCGGTGGCCAGCAGCAGCGCGTTGCGTTGGGCCGGGCATTGGCGTCGCAGCCGAAATTGCTGCTGGCCGATGAACCCACCGGTAGCCTCGATGAAGCGACCAGTGATGAAGTCCTGCGGCTGTTGCTGGAATTGCTCGACGACACGCCGACCACGTTGTTGATGGTCACCCACAGCCAACGGGTCGCGGCGCGTCTGGCGCAGCGAGTGGTGTTGTCCAGTGGGCGGCTGACGTGA